The following DNA comes from Kitasatospora sp. NBC_01287.
CGCGGGCGCCCCGCCGAGGGCGGCGAAGACCTCGCGGTAGTGCTCGGGCAAGGCCGGGTCGATCACGAACCGATCGCCCTCGCGGCGCGGCCCGTCGCCCGCGAGCACCTCAAGCACCCGCGCGCCCGCCGCCCGCGCGAGGTCGGCCAGGCGGCTGCCGGCCCCCTCGTCGCCGCCGAGCACCACCAGCGTGCCGGTGAGCCCGGGGGCGTCGGCCGGCAGCCGGGTGAGGTCGTGCCGCCAGGCGGGTGCGTAGCCGAGGCCCTCGGCGGGCACCTGCGCGGCCCCGCTGCCGCTCCCGCTGCCGCTGCGGGCTGCCTCGCGGCGCTGCTGCTGCCGCTGCTGCCGGGGCTCGCGCTGCGGCCAGAACCGGGTCCGCTGGAACGGGTAGGCCGGCAGCTGGGTCAGCCGGGCGTCGGCGCGGCGCAGCGCGGACCAGTCGAGGGCGACGCCGAGCTCCCACAGCCGGCCGCAGCTCTCCAGCAGGGCGGTGTTCTCCTCGGGCCGGTCCTGCGCGGGCCACGGCGCGGGCAGCGTGCCGAGCACGGCCGGCCGCGCGTCGCCGGTGGTGTTCTGCCGCACCAGCCCGCCGAGCACCTGGCCCGGCCCCAGTTCGAGGTAGGCGTCGATGCCGTCCGCCTGGCAGTGGCGCACGCTCTGCGCGAAGCGCACCGGCAGGCACAGGTGCTCGGCCCAGTAGCGCGGGTCGGTGGCCTGCTCGTCCGTCAGCAGGGTGCCGGTGGCGTTCGAGACGATGCCGGTCCGGGGCGCCTGCCGGGGTACCGCGGCGACCAGCGCGGCGAGCTCGTCGCGCGCGGGCCGCAGCAGCGTCGAGTGGAAGGGGTGCGCCGAGCGCAGTTCACGGGCGGCGAGGCCGGCGGCGGCCAACCGCGCCGCCACCGCCGAGATCTCCGCCGGAGCACCGCTGAGCACCGTCATCCCCGGGCCGTTGAGGGCCGCCACGTCCACCTGGGCGGGGCAGCCGGCCAGCGCGGCCCGCAGCCGCTCCTCGCCGGCGGCGACGGCGAGCATCCGGCCGGCCGGCGCGGCCTCGATCAGCCGGGCCCGCCCGATCACCAGCCCGAGCGCGTCCGGCAGGGTGAAGACGCCGGCCAGGCAGGCCGCGACGTACTCGCCCAGGCTGTAGCCGACCAGCAGGTCCGGGGTGATGCCGCGGTGGGCGAGCAGCCCGGCCAGCGCGTACTGGACGGTGAAGAGGAACGGGTGGGCGGTCTCGGCGTGCTCCAGCGGGTCGTCGCCCGGCGCGGGGGAGCCGTCGGCGCGGCCGAAGAAGCCCGGCGCGGCGCCCTGGGCCGTGGGCGGGTCGGCGAAGAGCGCCGGGCGCAGGTCGACGCCGCAGCGCTCGGCCGCCAGCGCCACGCACTCGTCCACCGCCGCCGCGAATACCGGCTCCGCGCGGTACAGCGCGCGGCCCAGGCCCCGGTACTGGTCGCCGACACCGGGCAGCAGGAAGGCCACCCGGGGCCGTTCCGGCAGCCGCCGGCCACCGGCCGCGCCGCTCGCCCCGACGCCCGCCGCGTCGAGGGCAGCCCCGGCCGCGGTGAGCCTGGCCACCGCGTCGGCGGTGTCGGTGGCGACCACCGCGCGGCGCCAGGCGTGCTCCGCGCGCCCGGTCCGCAGGGTGTGGGCCACGTCCGCGAGGTCCGCCGGCCCGATCGCCGCGGCCAGCCGGGAGAGTTGGGCGCCCAGCGCGGCGGGGCCGGCGGCGGAGACCGGCAGCAGCTCGGGCACGGTCACGCCCCCCGCCCCCGTCGTCTCAGGAGTCTCGCGCGGCGCGGCGGGCGGTGCCGCCTGCAGCACCAGGTGCGCGTTCGTCCCCGACCAGCCGAACGAGCTCACCCCGGCGATCGGGGGCCGGCCGCCTGCCGCCAGCGGCGTGAGCGCGGTCGCGGGACGGACGGCGCCGCCGGCCACCACCGCCTCGGCGGGGTCGTCCATGTGCAGGTTGGGCGGGACCGCGCCGCGCTCCAGCACCAGCACGGTCTTGATCAGCCCCGCGATGCCCGCCGCCGTGTGGGTGTGGCCGATGTTGGTCTTCACCGCGCCGACGTGCAGCGGCTGTTCGGCCGAGCGGTGGCCGAACACGTCGCCCAGGGCGCCCAGTTCGATCTCGTCACCGAGCGGGGTGCCCGAGCCGTGCGCCTCCAGGAAGGACACCTCGTCGGGCGAGGTCCTGGCGGCCGCCAGCGCCTGCCGGATGACCCGCGCCTGGGCGTCGCGGTTGGGTGCGGTCAGGCCGTTGCTGCGGCCGTCCTGGTTGACCGCGGAGCCGCGGATCACGGCGCGCACCCGGTGCCCGTCCCGCAGCGCGTCGGAGAGCCGGGCCAGCATCACCAGGCCGCCGCCCTCGCCCATCAGGTAGCCGTCGGCACCGCGGTCGAAGGTGTGGCAGCGGTTGGTGGGGGAGAGCAGCGAGGTCGCGCAGCTGTAGACGTAGAGGAACCGGTGCAGGGCCAGGTAGCCGCCGCCGGCCAGCGCGTAGTCGCACTCGCCGCCGCGCAGCGCCCGCACGGCCAGGTGCGTGGCGACCAGCGAGGAGGAGCAGGCGGTGTCCAGCGACAGCGTCGGACCCCGCAGGTCGAAGTGGTAGGCGAGGCGGCCCGCGACGACGCTGGCCAGGGTGCCCTGGCCCATGAGCGGGTCGGCGTAGACGTCCGTGCCGTACTGCTCCGCCGCCACCTGCCCGTACTGGAAGGCGTCGGAGAAGCCGAGCAGCACGCCGGTCCGGCTGCCGGCCAGGCTCGGCGGCGGGGTCCCGGCGTCCTCCATGGCCTCCCAGGCCAGCTCCATCAGCAGCCGCTGCTGCGGGTCCATCCGCAGCGCCTCACGCGCGGGGAAGCCGAAGAACTCGGCGTCCCAGCCCGCGACCTCGGGCAGGAAGGCGCCCTGGCGCGGGGTGAAGAGCGTGGTGCTCCCGGCGCCGGCGCCCCCGGTGGCGGTGCTCCCGGCGCCGGCGCCCGCCGCGTCCTCGGACCGCCGGGGGTCGGGGTCGAACCGACCGGGCGGCACGTCCCCGACCGGGGCGGCGCGCCCCTCGCGCAGCAGGTCCCAGTACGCGTCCACGCCCTCCGCGCCGGGGAACCGGCAGGCCATGCCGATGACGGCGATCGGCTCGTGGTCCCGGGCGTCCGCCTCGGCGAGCCGGCGGCGCGCGCCCGCCAGTTCGACCGTCGCCCGCTGGAGATACTCGCGAAGCCTGTCCTCGCCCGCCATTGGTGACCCCATTCCAGCTGTCCGTTTCCCGATGTCCGTCAGCGCCGCGCCAGGTGGGCGGCGGGTCAGCCCCGCGCGTCGATGAACGCGAAGATCTCTTCGTCCGAGCCGAGGGCCGGCTCGGCGCTCGGCCCCGGACCGCTCAGCCCCTGGCTGCTCAGCCCCTGGCCGTCCGGTGTCCCGCCGCCCGGTGCCGGGTCCAGGCGCCGCAGCGCGTCGTGCAGGGCGGCCGCGATCCGCTCCCGTTCGGCCGGATCCGCCTC
Coding sequences within:
- a CDS encoding type I polyketide synthase, with amino-acid sequence MAGEDRLREYLQRATVELAGARRRLAEADARDHEPIAVIGMACRFPGAEGVDAYWDLLREGRAAPVGDVPPGRFDPDPRRSEDAAGAGAGSTATGGAGAGSTTLFTPRQGAFLPEVAGWDAEFFGFPAREALRMDPQQRLLMELAWEAMEDAGTPPPSLAGSRTGVLLGFSDAFQYGQVAAEQYGTDVYADPLMGQGTLASVVAGRLAYHFDLRGPTLSLDTACSSSLVATHLAVRALRGGECDYALAGGGYLALHRFLYVYSCATSLLSPTNRCHTFDRGADGYLMGEGGGLVMLARLSDALRDGHRVRAVIRGSAVNQDGRSNGLTAPNRDAQARVIRQALAAARTSPDEVSFLEAHGSGTPLGDEIELGALGDVFGHRSAEQPLHVGAVKTNIGHTHTAAGIAGLIKTVLVLERGAVPPNLHMDDPAEAVVAGGAVRPATALTPLAAGGRPPIAGVSSFGWSGTNAHLVLQAAPPAAPRETPETTGAGGVTVPELLPVSAAGPAALGAQLSRLAAAIGPADLADVAHTLRTGRAEHAWRRAVVATDTADAVARLTAAGAALDAAGVGASGAAGGRRLPERPRVAFLLPGVGDQYRGLGRALYRAEPVFAAAVDECVALAAERCGVDLRPALFADPPTAQGAAPGFFGRADGSPAPGDDPLEHAETAHPFLFTVQYALAGLLAHRGITPDLLVGYSLGEYVAACLAGVFTLPDALGLVIGRARLIEAAPAGRMLAVAAGEERLRAALAGCPAQVDVAALNGPGMTVLSGAPAEISAVAARLAAAGLAARELRSAHPFHSTLLRPARDELAALVAAVPRQAPRTGIVSNATGTLLTDEQATDPRYWAEHLCLPVRFAQSVRHCQADGIDAYLELGPGQVLGGLVRQNTTGDARPAVLGTLPAPWPAQDRPEENTALLESCGRLWELGVALDWSALRRADARLTQLPAYPFQRTRFWPQREPRQQRQQQRREAARSGSGSGSGAAQVPAEGLGYAPAWRHDLTRLPADAPGLTGTLVVLGGDEGAGSRLADLARAAGARVLEVLAGDGPRREGDRFVIDPALPEHYREVFAALGGAPAGPVQVVHLWSLGRASRRAPFATDAELRAAVRLGFDTLLLTVQALGAVAAEHGVRLLTVTAGAAEVLGGDATAPESALVHGLALGVRAEHPGLRWRGVDLHPGAGAREWADTLAAELRRGPWSYDDPAAEPALIAWRGGRRLLKGWAELAPAPASAPGGGNDGGNDGGSGTTAWNPDGAYLITGGTRGLGMALAEHLVRRGVRRLALVGRTDLSAARDGRPADGGPPDGRTAADERAARSLRDVARLEAAGATVLLLTADAGVPDELRAALHQARRHFGALHGVVHCAGVAGGGLAGRQTAAGAARVLAPKVLAMGPLAELVGPDTPAELRPKLLVLYSSIATVLGGIGEGDYCAANSVLDAYGTALAAAAPDTQVISVAWGQWQHDDWQTELTGTVFAEQLDYRKRYGFTDEDGCALLERLVGGTAGGGGGVSGSVVAPRQPLPQAVREWSGITDLEELVDAAAGASGSTRFPRPPLRTDYAAPRSSLETTVAEVWGDFLGIDRVGVHDPFFDLGGTSLVGMAMVTAIERLLDQRIAPAVLFAHPTVAAFSAALAEPDGARPQDATVLAAGATRGERRRRAGGTRTSASPAAGTQTSGTQKRGHRD